Within Legionella birminghamensis, the genomic segment TCGTTCAGCACCCGGTCAAAGGTCATGGGATAGGGAACAGGCTTCCTGGTATCGTAGGATATTCCAGTCTCTATTGTGTGAGCAAAGTCCCAGTCACCTGGGCGATTGATTTCAGCAAACTGCTCGCGGACTTCCTGGTCAGCAATAAACTCAGCCATTGGAAGCAGCGGCCCCAATGCGCCTTCAACTGTGAAAACCACTTCATCGTTAACACGTGCAATACTATGATATTGCACCGCTGTTTCATCCAGTGAGTCGATAAAGGATTCAAGATACAGGGTTTCGCCCAGATATGCAGGACGCCGCATGCTGGCACTGGCCACAACGCCAGCAACAGGCCGACGGGTGAAATTCTGCGTATGCATAACGTTCCAGGCAGCCAGTTGTCCCAAAGTCTCACCGATAAAGGAAGCCGGGAAGACATAGCGTCCCGACTCATCCTGCTGTAAGTACCCGTCATCAGCAGTAATGTGCTTAATACCGCGGATAGCTTCACCAGGCGATAATTGCAGAATTCTGTCGACAAATAGAAAACGCATCAGGCTACAGATTCACTGGTTTTTTGTTCTTGTACAGCGCTTACTACCAATTTACAAAAAGTTTCAACGGTGAACAACATCGGAATTTCATTCACTTTCATATTGGCTTTGAAATGCTGGGCAGGAACTTCACTTAAATAGTTTTTCAGGGCCTGCATCCCTTGGGCAGTTAACACGCCGCCTTTTTCAAATTCTTCTTCAGGCAGATCACCGCGTGCATTTTTCTCCAGCTGCCCACGGGGAATTTTAATGCCAAACTCTTTTTCCAGTTGAAATACCAAATCGAGAAAATCAATGGATTCAGCACCCAGGTCAGCAATTAAACGGCTATCAAGGGCCACATCTTCTTCATCAATAACCAATACATCAGCGATAATTTCCCTAACCTTGGGGTAAACGCTTTCTACATTCATGTTTAATCCTCAGCAGTCTTCTTAGCTTACAAATTTCAGGATTATAACATAAAGTTTTCACAATCAGCTACGAAATTGACGAGCCTGTATCTCATTTTTAAATAGCCCGGCTACTTTGAACCAGGCTGCTCGTCTGCATACTCTGGTGCGTTAACCGACCTGACTATATCCTGCATCCACAAATAACGTATGTGCATTAATCATCTGCGCTTCTGGCAGGCAGAGTAAATAGACTGCATTGGCAACATCATCGGGCATTAAGGGCCTGGAAGACAGTGAATGCGCCTGATACTCGTCCAACAGCTGTTCGCGATTGGGGAAATGTTTTAAGGCATCCGTGTCTACTACCCCTGCCGAGACCGTGTTAACGGTTACTTCGTATTCTGCCATTTCCAAGCTCAGTGAGCGGACCAGCGCCTCGAGTGCCGCTTTGGAAGCGCCGATAAATGCATAATTAGGAATCGCACGATGCGCTCCCAGACTGGACAAGGCAATCACACGCCCGCCGCGCTGCATTAACTCCCGGCCTTCAGAGACCAGATGGTTCAGCGCCAAAGCGTTGGTTTCCATGCACCAGCGCCAGTGTTTGGTTGACATTTTCAAAGCAGGTTTCAGAACACCGCTGGCAGCATTGCTGATTAGGAAATTCAGCTT encodes:
- a CDS encoding hydroxymyristoyl-ACP dehydratase; the protein is MRFLFVDRILQLSPGEAIRGIKHITADDGYLQQDESGRYVFPASFIGETLGQLAAWNVMHTQNFTRRPVAGVVASASMRRPAYLGETLYLESFIDSLDETAVQYHSIARVNDEVVFTVEGALGPLLPMAEFIADQEVREQFAEINRPGDWDFAHTIETGISYDTRKPVPYPMTFDRVLNEEPGRALTAEKRITRAAPWFPDHFPRNPVLPMTVLLECKIHLARHFIDKMNLLSQYEIKELRKIKMNDFVHPGDTLICQLQLKKQDEDQLILVFRSEVLGKRVCVLEMVWQRKGK
- a CDS encoding acyl carrier protein — encoded protein: MNVESVYPKVREIIADVLVIDEEDVALDSRLIADLGAESIDFLDLVFQLEKEFGIKIPRGQLEKNARGDLPEEEFEKGGVLTAQGMQALKNYLSEVPAQHFKANMKVNEIPMLFTVETFCKLVVSAVQEQKTSESVA
- the fabL gene encoding enoyl-[acyl-carrier-protein] reductase FabL: MSLVFRDRVALITGGARGIGKACALKLAKAGSDIAIVYYNSSDEALALVDEIHSMGRKACAIQANVADHSSVKDMFAIFREHFDKLNFLISNAASGVLKPALKMSTKHWRWCMETNALALNHLVSEGRELMQRGGRVIALSSLGAHRAIPNYAFIGASKAALEALVRSLSLEMAEYEVTVNTVSAGVVDTDALKHFPNREQLLDEYQAHSLSSRPLMPDDVANAVYLLCLPEAQMINAHTLFVDAGYSQVG